Proteins co-encoded in one Podospora pseudoanserina strain CBS 124.78 chromosome 7 map unlocalized CBS124.78p_7, whole genome shotgun sequence genomic window:
- a CDS encoding uncharacterized protein (COG:S; EggNog:ENOG503P2TX), with protein sequence MLASRFLTKRLIPRPGFSPASVISARVRPIQTQNALGVACMATITQAITDDHRHIQDCYNEVVNSSDPDHQQRWGNQFTWELARHSVGEELILYPAFEWHMGTVGSQIAETDRKDHHQVKKMLKDFQSMSSSDPDYIPRIKELWCKLEDHIKDEEGYDLPALEEKLTPEHSESMAKSFGRTKHFVPSRSHPLAGEHPPFESVVGLLTAPIDRLTDLFRKFPEKGEEAKPSGPRIDIPPGSNVIHD encoded by the exons ATGCTTGCAAGTCGCTTCCTGACCAAAAGACTCATCCCACGGCCAGGGTTTTCACCAGCTTCGGTCATCTCGGCCCGTGTCAGGCCCATTCAGACGCAGAACGCCCTGGGTGTTGCTTGTATGGCCACAATCACCCAGGCTATTACCGACGACCACCGCCATATCCAGGATTGCTACAACGAAGTGGTCAACTCGAGTGACCCGGACCACCAGCAGCGTTGGGGCAATCAGTTCACGTGGGAACTCGCTCGTCACTcggtgggagaggagctgATTCTGTACCCTGCTTTCGAGTGGCACATGGGCACCGTGGGAAGCCAGATTGCCGAGACGGACAGAAAGGATCATCACCAG GTCAAGAAAATGCTCAAGGACTTTCAGAGCATGAGCTCTAGCGACCCCGATTATATACCAAGGATCAAGGAGCTTTGGTGCAAGCTCGAGGACCACATCAAGGACGAAGAAGGCTATGACCTGCCTGCTCTCGAAGAGAAACTGACACCTGAGCATTCCGAGTCCATGGCGAAAAGCTTTGGACGAACCAAGCACTTTGTTCCCAGCCGCAGTCACCCCTTGGCTGGAGAGCATCCCCCGTTTGAATCGGTCGTGGGTTTGCTCACAGCCCCGATTGACCGCCTTACCGACTTGTTCCGCAAATTTccggagaagggggaggaggcaaagCCGAGCGGGCCAAGGATTGATATACCGCCAGGAAGCAATGTGATTCACGACTGA
- the rrb1 gene encoding Ribosome assembly protein rrb1 (BUSCO:EOG09262DC1; COG:B; EggNog:ENOG503NY9Y), translating into MSKRTADEDSAGPLKGRSRPDAMDIDDDKTNEMGEFEDEFEDEFESEDEIIEAGVDGRPDAEREAEEGAMELDNPQGTFIVGRTKLEPGQTLSPDPTTYRMLHNLSTPWPCLSFDIIRDGLGDNRSVYPMTMYTVAGTQAENTKASDNSLMVMKLSALSKMQGGDDDDSSDEEDDDEDSDPLLEHKSIPLNSTTNRIRAHQAPATGASQTPTTLTATMTESTNVYIHDITPHLASFDTPGTIITPQQNKPVCTIRAHKSEGYAVDWSTLHPQGKLLTGDNDGLIYVTTRTDGGGFVTDNRPFTGHTSSVEELQWSPSEASVFASASSDGTIRVWDVRSKARKPALSMQVSNVDVNVMSWSRQTTHLLASGDDAGVWGVWDLRQWKSDGKPTPIASFDYHKEQITSVEWHPTDDSIVAVSAGDNTVTIWDLAVELDDEESKDTGGVADVPPQLLFVHYQNLAKEVHWHPQIPGVLAATGEEFSVFRTISV; encoded by the coding sequence ATGTCCAAGCGCACTGCCGACGAAGACAGCGCCGGCCCCCTCAAGGGCCGCAGCCGCCCCGATGCTATGGACATCGACGATGACAAGACCAACGAGATGGGCGAGTTCGAGGACGAGTTCGAGGATGAGTTTGAgagcgaggatgagatcATCGAGGCTGGTGTCGACGGCAGACCAGATGCCGAACgagaggctgaggagggcgCTATGGAGCTCGACAACCCCCAGGGCACATTCATCGTCGGCAGAACAAAACTCGAGCCTGGCCAGACCCTCTCTCCCGATCCCACCACATACCGCATGCTTCACAACCTGAGCACACCATGGCCATGCCTCTCCTTCGACATTATCCGCGACGGGCTCGGCGACAACCGCAGCGTCTACCCCATGACCATGTACACAGTAGCAGGCACCCAGGCCGAGAACACAAAGGCCTCGGACAACTCTCTCATGGTGATGAAGCTGAGCGCCCTGAGCAAGATGCAAGGcggtgacgacgacgattccagcgacgaggaggacgacgatgaggattcCGACCCTCTCCTCGAGCACAAGAGTATCCCTctcaacagcaccaccaacaggATACGAGCTCACCAGGCCCCTGCCACTGGTGCCTCGCAGACCCCGACCACCCTCACCGCGACCATGACCGAGTCCACCAATGTTTACATTCACGACATTACCCCCCACCTCGCCTCTTTTGATACCCCGGgtaccatcatcaccccccaacaAAACAAGCCCGTCTGCACCATCCGCGCCCACAAGTCCGAGGGTTATGCTGTCGACTGGTCGACCCTTCACCCACAGGGAAAGCTCCTGACTGGTGACAACGACGGTCTCATCTATGTCACCACCCGCAccgacggcggcggctttgTGACCGACAACCGCCCCTTCACCGGCCACACCTCCTCGGTAGAAGAGCTCCAATGGTCGCCCTCGGAAGCCTCCGTTTTCGCTTCTGCCTCGTCTGATGGCACCATTCGCGTCTGGGATGTCCGCAGCAAGGCCCGCAAGCCAGCGCTCAGCATGCAAGTTAGCAATGTCGACGTAAACGTCATGTCCTGGTCGAGACAAACCACCCATCTCTTGGCTTCCGGTGACGATGCTGGTGTGTGGGGTGTCTGGGATCTCAGACAATGGAAGTCGGATGGAAAGCCCACACCCATCGCCAGCTTCGACTACCACAAGGAGCAGATTACCAGTGTCGAATGGCATCCCACTGATGACAGTATCGTTGCCGTCTCTGCTGGTGATAACACCGTCACCATTTGGGACTTGGCCGTCGAGctggatgacgaggagagcaaggacacgggtggtgttgcggaCGTGCCTCCCCAGCTTCTGTTTGTGCACTACCAGAACCTGGCCAAGGAGGTCCACTGGCACCCACAGATTCCCGGCGTGCTGGCTGCCACAGGCGAGGAGTTTAGCGTTTTCAGGACTATTAGCGTATAG
- a CDS encoding uncharacterized protein (EggNog:ENOG503P5FR; COG:S) has protein sequence MVNISGARPHALRITIALFCILSVFLFFDPIGFASTMNYNLAPPGSTTTVTHIVLFKFKPDLDDGAVDVACAKILSLKENCLRPNSQHAYIKSITGGRDNSPENLQNGMTHAFVVQFENTDDRNYYVEQDPAHLAFKKEIEPLVEKITVLDYVSGVF, from the exons ATGGTCAATATCTCCGGGGCCAGGCCTCACGCGTTGAGGATCACCATCGCCCTCTTCTGCATTCTCTCCGTGTTTCTGTTCTTCGACCCCATCGGCTTCGCATCCACCATGAACTACAACCTCGCACCCCCAGGCTCGACCACAACGGTGACACACATTGTCCTGTTCAAGTTTAAGCCCgatcttgatgatggagctGTAGATGTG GCCTGTGCCAAGATCTTGTCTCTCAAGGAAAACTGCCTTCGGCCCAATTCGCAACACGCGTATATCAAGAGTATTACAGGAGGTCGAGATAACTCCCCAGAAAACCTCCAG AATGGCATGACACATGCTTTCGTTGTGCAATTCGAAAACACGGATGATAGAAATTACTACGTGGAACAGGACCCCGCCCATCTGGCTttcaagaaggagattgaaCCTCTGGTCGAAAAGATTACCGTGCTCGACTATGTCAGCGGTGTGTTTTAG
- a CDS encoding uncharacterized protein (EggNog:ENOG503Q4NZ; COG:T) — protein sequence MADMVISKNLAKWYQPDDPALRKHHIGIPLEYFRINGPNGKHLCHVSHLYGPAIQHVHDLYSPCQSLLKAIAYQIVDSMAFLHQHGIYHGDFRLANVMFCLLPGVDKRPEEKMIKL from the coding sequence ATGGCAGACATGGTCATCTCTAAGAACCTTGCCAAATGGTACCAGCCAGACGACCCAGCCCTTAGAAAACATCACATCGGCATCCCACTTGAGTACTTCCGGATCAATGGTCCGAATGGCAAGCATCTCTGCCACGTTTCGCATCTTTATGGTCCCGCCATTCAACACGTCCACGACCTGTACTCGCCCTGTCAGTCCTTGCTGAAAGCCATCGCCTATCAGATCGTTGATTCCATGGCCTTTCTTCATCAGCACGGCATCTATCATGGCGACTTTCGACTCGCAAACGTCATGTTTTGCTTGCTTCCTGGAGTCGACAAACGGCcagaggagaagatgatCAAGCTCTAG
- a CDS encoding uncharacterized protein (COG:E; EggNog:ENOG503NTVZ), with translation MRVVDVLTLTGIHDCRVGVQIGSGQKQARRYKKGVDKPRTKTFRFSQLNIHNMATITQTQTTATESAPLKLTLAYQEEIHEEYKYSAYLPVYDTETTFPPLKPFEFNDRGLVANKEKPNLLSKENAPALKVINLTPGIGTEIRGLQLSQLNDIQKDELALLIAERGVVVFRDQDFKDIGIEKQKEFGRYFGPLHIHPVGAHVKESQELHNIYLGSDNEYRNRRRGNRLTTTGYHSDVSYERQPPGITILTLLSVPPTGGDTAWESQTAAYARLSPPIQALLENLRAEHSGFPQAEGARRDGLFVRREPVKTEHPIVRVHPATGQKALFVNPGFTKRIVGLKDEESEALLKLLFHHITFGQDFQVRVKWEEGTVALWDNRVTSHTAISDYNVHVPQEGLRHGFRITTLAERPRGVNGLESRWDE, from the exons ATGCGTGTCGTTGACGTGCTGACACTTACCGGCATACACGATTGCCGCGTAGGTGTGCAAATAGGATCAGGCCAGAAGCAAGCGAGGAGATATAAAAAGGGTGTTGATAAACCACGAACGAAGACGTTCAGATTCAGCCAACTCAACATTCACAACATGGCGACCATCACGCAGACTcaaaccaccgccaccgagaGTGCCCCTCTCAAGTTGACCCTGGCCTACCAGGAGGAGATTCATGAGGAG TACAAATACTCGGCATACCTCCCTGTCTATGACACTGAGACCActtttccccctctcaaACCCTTCGAGTTCAACGACAGAGGTCTCGTCGCCAACAAGGAAAAGCCCAATCTCTTGTCCAAAGAGAATGCCCCCGCTCTCAAAGTGATCAATTTGACGCCTGGTATTGGAACCGAAATCCGGGGTCTTCAGCTGAGTCAGCTCAACGACATCCAAAAGGACGAGTTGGCTCTCCTCATCGCCGAGAGAGGCGTCGTCGTTTTCCGCGATCAGGACTTCAAAGACATTGGCATCGAGAAGCAAAAAGAGTTTGGCCGGTACTTTGGGCCTCTTCACATTCAT CCCGTCGGTGCCCACGTCAAAGAATCGCAAGAATTGCATAACATATATTTGGGTAGCGACAACGAATACAGAAACCGCCGCCGAGGCAACCGTCTCACCACGACCGGCTATCACTCGGACGTTTCCTACGAGCGCCAACCCCCCGGGATCACCATCCTGACTTTGCTCTCGGTGCCCCCTACAGGAGGTGACACGGCATGGGAGTCCCAAACTGCTGCGTATGCCCGTctttcccctcccatccaGGCGCTTCTTGAAAACCTCCGCGCTGAGCACTCCGGCTTTCCGCAAGCAGAAGGCGCCCGCCGTGACGGCCTGTTTGTGCGCCGCGAACCAGTGAAAACCGAGCACCCGATCGTTCGGGTTCACCCTGCCACAGGCCAAAAGGCACTTTTTGTCAACCCGGGTTTTACCAAGAGGATTGTGGGGctgaaggatgaggagagcgaggCGCTGTTGAAGCTTCTTTTCCACCACATCACGTTTGGCCAGGACTTTCAAGTGAGGGTcaagtgggaggaggggacggtCGCACTCTGGGATAATAGGGTGACAAGTCACACTGCTATCAGCGATTACAATGTCCACGTGCCCCAGGAAGGGTTGAGGCATGGGTTCAGGATCACGACGCTGGCAGAAAGGCCGAGGGGGGTCAATGGACTGGAGAGCAGATGGGATGAGTaa
- a CDS encoding uncharacterized protein (COG:S; EggNog:ENOG503P06H) produces MTLTIDTKLKLNSGYDIPQLGFGVYQTPPSDTARCVSEAVKAGYAHIDSAALYRNEGACGQAIRSFSREKIFFTTKIMPYTLGYESVQSQIDRMLNETGLGYLDLVLIHAPYGGSAKRKESWKALVEAVEAGKVRSIGVSNYGVAHLDELERHIAELEEERGGKGKGGVISVGQWEIHPWCPRDDIVEWCKKRNIAVEAYCPLVQGNRWGEPIVKKLAEKHGKSEAQILIRWSLQTGLVPLPKSVKSERIVANAQVYDFELTEEDMKSLDTGVYEHVSWDPTTAPLKD; encoded by the exons ATGACGCTCACCATcgacaccaagctcaagctcaacagTGGCTACGATATCCCTCAACTGGGCTTCGGTGTCTACCAGAC CCCCCCTTCAGATACAGCAAGATGCGTGTCCGAAGCTGTAAAGGCCGGCTACGCCCAT ATCGACTCTGCGGCATTGTACCGCAATGAAGGAGCTTGCGGCCAGGCCATTCGTTCCTTTTCCCGCGAGaagatcttcttcaccaccaagatcATGCCTTACACATTGGGCTATGAGAGTGTTCAGTCCCAGATTGACCGCATGCTCAACGAGACGGGGCTCGGGTATCTCGATCTCGTGCTCATCCACGCCCCCTACGGCGGCTCGGCCAAACGCAAAGAATCGTGGAAGGCCCTGGtggaggctgttgaggccGGCAAGGTCAGAAGCATCGGTGTAAGCAACTACGGCGTTGCCCATCTCGACGAGCTGGAAAGGCACATTgccgagttggaggaggagcgcggcggcaagggcaagggcggcGTCATCAGCGTCGGCCAGTGGGAGATTCACCCCTGGTGCCCCAGAGACGACATTGTCGAGTGGtgcaaaaaaagaaacattgCTGTCGAGGCCTACTGCCCCTTGGTCCAGGGCAACCGATGGGGTGAGCCCATTGTCAAGAAGCTTGCCGAGAAGCATGGAAAGAGCGAAGCTCAGATCCTGATTCGTTGGAGCTTGCAGACAGGCCTGGTCCCCCTGCCCAAGAGCGTGAAGTCTGAAAGAATTGTCGCCAACGCTCAGGTCTACGACTTTGAGCTTACTGAGGAGGATATGAAGTCGTTAGACACTGGTGTGTACGAGCATGTGTCTTGGGATCCTACCACCGCTCCACTTAAGGATTAA
- a CDS encoding uncharacterized protein (EggNog:ENOG503NY5M; COG:P): protein MSGLNSNQMDPRQHPLKATAAGIAAELVGERRNPRMTHMQSANEGPADIIAKVSGASAGGKREDDALYFTNNEAIPFPDPVHSKTIGGIPVASDVFLFQKQQHFNRSKPLERMVHPCGSGAFGYFECTKDVTDLTKADFLSSVGEKTPVFTRFSTVTFGREFPDEGRNPRGFAIKFYTTEGNYDIVGLNFPVFFCRDPIQGPDVIRSQSRNPRNFLLDYDALFDLLANTPEANHAGLMFFSDHGTPVGWRYNHGYGCHTFKWVNKEGKFVYIKYTFLAKHGQKQFTDSEAVAMCGRDPDYSKRDLWDTIEAGEEIEWTAYVQVMQPEQADPDLLGFDPFDVTKVWPRDQFPLKEFGRLVLNKNPENFTRDVEQAAFSPGSMVPGIEDSPDPLLQFRMFFYRDAQYHRIGVNLHQIPVNCPFMAKSYASLNFDGPMRSDANHAGNKQYAPNSFAHKFRPDAAEAPYAVSDNIMSRKSHYWHEGKKNDYTQATQLWARVMTPQQRENTIQNTAKYLGIVKYPEIQKKYLAQLYNISPDYSEGVFQLLPAPQFDMNEVKSLAENAHTWYKEKKFQPLNGEKLTGFAPPGPVYNY from the exons ATGTCGGGCCTCAACTCCAACCAGATGGACCCGCGCCAGCACCCTCTCAAGGCGACTGCTGCTGGCATTGCCGCCGAGTTGGTGGGTGAGCGCCGCAACCCTCGTATGACCCATATGCAGAGCGCCAACGAGGGCCCCGCCGACATCATCGCAAAGGTGTCCGGTGCCTCAGCTGGCGGAAAGAGAGAAGACGATGCCCTTTACTTCACCAACAATGAAGCCATCCCATTCCCGGACCCCGTCCACAGCAAGACCATCGGTGGTATTCCCGTAGCCAGCGATGTGTTTCTCttccagaagcagcagcactTTAACCGGTCCAAGCCCCTCGAGCGTATGGTTCACCCATGCGGCTCTGGTGCCTTTGGTTACTTTGAGTGTACCAAGGATGTGACTGACCTCACC AAAGCcgacttcctctccagcgTGGGTGAAAAGACCCCCGTCTTCACCCGCTTCTCGACCGTCACCTTTGGCCGTGAGTTTCCCGACGAAGGCCGCAACCCCCGTGGCTTTGCCATCAAGTTCTACACCACCGAAGGCAACTACGACATCGTGGGCCTCAATTTccccgtcttcttctgccgCGATCCCATTCAAGGCCCCGATGTCATCCGCTCTCAGTCCCGCAACCCCcgcaacttcctcctcgactaTGATGCTCTCTTTGATCTGTTGGCCAACACACCCGAGGCCAATCATGCCGGCCTCATGTTCTTCTCAGACCACGGCACTCCTGTTGGCTGGCGATACAACCATGGCTACGGCTGCCACACGTTCAAGTGGGTCAACAAGGAGGGTAAGTTCGTGTACATCAAGtacaccttcctcgccaaacACGGCCAGAAGCAGTTTACCGATTCCGAGGCTGTTGCTATGTGCGGCCGTGATCCAGATTATTCCAAGCGTGACCTCTGGGACACCAttgaggccggcgaggagaTTGAGTGGACTGCCTACGTCCAGGTGATGCAGCCCGAGCAGGCCGACCCCGACCTTCTCGGCTTTGACCCCTTTGACGTGACCAAGGTCTGGCCCAGAGACCAGTTCCCACTCAAGGAGTTTGGCCGCCTCGTCCTCAACAAAAATCCCGAGAACTTCACCCGCGACGTCGAGCAGgccgccttctcccccgGCAGCATGGTTCCCGGCATTGAGGATTCGCCCGACCCGCTTCTCCAGTTCCGCATGTTCTTCTACAGAGACGCCCAATATCACCGCATCGGTGTCAACCTCCACCAGATCCCCGTCAACTGCCCCTTCATGGCCAAGAGCTACGCCTCGCTCAACTTTGACGGCCCCATGAGGTCGGATGCCAACCATGCCGGTAACAAGCAGTATGCCCCCAACAGCTTTGCTCACAAGTTCAGGCCCGACGCAGCCGAGGCGCCGTATGCTGTCAGCGACAACATCATGAGCCGGAAGAGCCATTACTGGCatgagggaaagaagaaTGACTATACGCAGGCAACACAGCTTTGGGCGAGGGTAATGACGCCCCAGCAGCGGGAGAACACGATTCAGAATACGGCCAAGTACTTGGGCATTGTCAAGTACCCAGAGATTCAG AAGAAATATCTCGCCCAGCTGTACAACATCTCACCCGATTATTCGGAGGGTGTGTTCCAGCTCCTGCCGGCGCCGCAGTTTGACATGAACGAGGTCAAGAGTCTGGCTGAGAATGCGCACACGTGgtacaaggagaagaagttcCAGCCTTTGAACGGGGAAAAGCTGACCGGTTTCGCTCCGCCGGGACCAGTGTACAACTACTAG
- a CDS encoding uncharacterized protein (EggNog:ENOG503PGCC), producing the protein MARSDFAGSTLGSEPSSPTSPIGSDRSRGSSAPTTVTAASVDPLINPAQAIDGAEHQTTPSLASIAIEEPIPAEGWLDLARLMTKTPDFAAFSRFHDLHIKNLLYYQVELSVLREQLKDLEELDRDSNGLDLHGESEFHKEPEKIFWGPGTNSKQFLKIRKLRECLKGYDEALLQYSQISTLPEPSTHNMRQLVKWLQDEDHGNMTVQGVGSEIWGDQQKKPEPPPLRQQFMNLISFWNKTEPPTRSDLVAPRWRKDVDGLTRWLAEELIPFREAVKNPHKREADDSESTAGQEESEKTSTNHVQDADKEAQKRRSRTDNVRAYSGDTLLKLTYRGATLVACMLPIVAILCLSIVPNLYHKLAMITCFTVLFAIAVMCMTEGTRVQVFTATSAFLAVLVVFVPVQSS; encoded by the exons ATGGCACGCTCAGACTTTGCAGGCTCAACTCTAGGCTCAGAGCCCTCAAGCCCAACCAGTCCCATCGGGAGTGACAGGTCGCGTGGAAGCAGCGCTCCGACAACTGTAACAGCGGCGTCAGTGGATCCCTTGATCAACCCGGCACAAGCAATAGACGGAGCGGAACACCAAACGACTCCATCACTCGCATCGATTGCCATTGAGGAACCAATCCCCGCTGAAGGCTGGCTTGATCTCGCAAGATTGATGACGAAGACACCAGATTTTGCGGCCTTTTCGCGGTTCCATGACCTTCACATCAAAAACCTTTTGTATTATCAAGTCGAGTTGTCAGTGTTGAGGGAACAATTGAAGGATCTGGAAGAGCTGGACAGGGATTCGAATGGTCTCGACCTTCATGGCGAGTCTGAGTTTCACAAAGAACCCGAGAAGATTTTCTGGGGACCGGGCACCAACAGTAAACAGTTTTTGAAGATTCGAAAATTGAGGGAATGTTTGAAGGGCTACG ACGAAGCACTCCTGCAGTACTCCCAAATATCAACGCTCCCTGAACCCAGTACGCACAACATGCGACAACTAGTGAAGTGGCTCCAGGACGAAGATCATGGAAACATGACTGTTCAAGGAGTTGGCAGCGAGATATGGGGGGATCAGCAAAAGAAGCCAGAGCCTCCCCCACTTCGCCAACAGTTCATGAATCTCATCAGCTTCTGGAACAAGACAGAACCGCCAACCAGATCAGACCTTGTGGCACCTCGTTGGAGAAAGGATGTCGACGGCCTGACACGGTGGCTCGCGGAGGAGCTCATTCCCTTTAGAGAAGCTGTAAAAAACCCCCACAAGAGAGAAGCGGACGATTCGGAGTCTACGGCCGGTCAAGAGGAAAGCGAAAAGACATCTACCAACCATGTGCAGGATGCAGATAAAGAAGCGCAGAAAAGGAGGTCAAGAACC GACAACGTTCGAGCATACTCGGGCGACACGCTACTCAAGCTGACTTATCGCGGAGCAACTTTGGTGGCCTGCATGCTTCCAATTGTCGCCATTCTTTGCCTCTCTATAGTCCCCAACTTGTACCATAAACTGGCCATGATCACATGCTTCACAGTCCTCTTCGCCATAGCAGTCATGTGCATGACCGAAGGGACAAGAGTTCAAGTGTTTACGGCCACCTCCGC ATTCCTCGCCGTACTGGTGGTTTTTGTCCCGGTTCAAAGTTCCTGA
- a CDS encoding uncharacterized protein (COG:G; EggNog:ENOG503P2TY) — MKTKMGFISPAMSPSLVSRPRGVLFLVCLISLVTIWSCRLPKICLYESTYRTSLSPYQQPQPNPVDLSLPDSPFVRWPLERVCREQTIWRPGLVFICDNNSGGIGNIRNYILTCIRYGIEAGATGIVLPRIRTRSEKNLADLMLDYQPFTYFFDEDHFRTNLERACPRITVYDNDESIPNVQLPVKAEKVRPHDLGKRGGCDKRDLNKHVGVFNKAFSGYLDRTEKEFGWPELNEMSPRPVRFPWGVQFEWPTWKDGPEFTASFGGLLRFREDILALGFRAKGYMREFAKRHGGSGRYVGLHLRTESDALSRWPDFGNQTEAYLTASEATGIKAAYLATGNKTDAARLVEEAERRLGMGVITKHDLLAKYSREDLLMLEALTWDQQALIDFVVLVESDYFFGISPSSFSMNVALKRHLKTEGLHTRPWKIGGDGDGRSWLTGRFEQYWDDWLYMYESMWP; from the coding sequence ATGAAGACAAAAATGGGCTTCATCAGCCCAGCCATGTCTCCCTCTCTGGTCTCCCGGCCTCGGGGCGTTCTGTTTCTTGTCTGCCTCATCTCCTTGGTCACCATCTGGTCTTGCCGCCTCCCCAAAATATGCTTGTACGAAAGCACTTACAGGACCTCACTCTCACCTTaccagcaaccccaaccaaaccCGGTCGATCTGTCTCTCCCCGACTCACCCTTCGTCCGCTGGCCTCTCGAGCGTGTCTGCCGGGAGCAGACCATTTGGAGGCCCGGCCTGGTGTTTATTTGCGACAACAATTCGGGAGGAATTGGTAACATCCGGAATTACATCCTCACTTGCATCCGCTATGGTATCGAAGCCGGCGCCACCGGCATCGTCCTGCCCCGCATCCGCACTCGCAGCGAGAAGAATCTAGCAGATTTGATGCTGGACTACCAGCCGTTCACCTACTTCTTTGACGAGGACCACTTCCGAACCAATCTGGAAAGGGCTTGCCCTCGGATCACGGTCTACGATAATGATGAGAGCATCCCCAACGTACAGCTCCCCGTGAAAGCCGAAAAGGTCAGGCCACATgatctggggaagaggggaggcTGTGATAAGCGGGACCTCAACAAACACGTCGGGGTATTCAACAAGGCATTTTCCGGTTACCTGGACAGGACGGAGAAAGAGTTTGGATGGCCTGAGTTGAACGAGATGAGCCCCCGGCCGGTTAGGTTTCCTTGGGGAGTGCAGTTTGAGTGGCCTACTTGGAAGGATGGGCCAGAATTCACTGCCAGTTTTGGAGGGCTGTTGAGGTTCAGGGAGGATATTCTGGCTTTGGGGTTCAGAGCAAAGGGGTACATGAGAGAGTTTGCAAAAAGACATGGGGGAAGCGGACGGTATGTGGGGTTACATTTGAGAACTGAGAGCGATGCGCTGAGTCGGTGGCCGGATTTTGGGAACCAGACAGAGGCGTATCTGACGGCATCTGAGGCAACGGGGATCAAAGCTGCTTATTTGGCGACGGGGAATAAGACAGATGCAGCGAGGCTGGTTGAAGAGGCTGAAAGGAGGTTGGGCATGGGTGTCATCACCAAACATGACCTGCTTGCCAAGTACTCGAGGGAGGACCTGCTGATGTTGGAGGCTCTGACCTGGGACCAACAAGCCCTGATCGACTTTGTTGTGTTGGTCGAGAGTGACTATTTCTTTGGCATCAGCCCAAGTTCGTTCAGCATGAACGTAGCTCTGAAGCGTCACCTCAAGACTGAGGGCCTACACACAAGACCGTGGAAGattggtggagatggagacgGAAGAAGCTGGCTGACTGGGCGGTTTGAACAGTATTGGGATGATTGGTTGTACATGTATGAGTCCATGTGGCCATAA
- a CDS encoding uncharacterized protein (EggNog:ENOG503P2ZI; COG:S), with translation MRVFSAVLLLTAGAAAQRGPYEQCGGTGRPDESCSAGWQCTTYNPYYAQCVPAATSAPAPTSTPAPSPTPVPSSSQLITSSSRVITTLTTVTTPPSITTSTQAGSGSGPVVPTPTTLQSGWYWIRAVATPNYRSYLQPQPTSTPVPRAAVLANSKTAAQFQLTSGQLIQNNFGNSPNLYLNVENPTDKTQRRLRTWFDTTPNTYGTFGWQGDTLTWTVSDINRPNSAAWLVCGDSKEVFINTGAFLWDTPAGCFDHTVIHSYNGAQADV, from the exons ATGCGTGTTTTCTCTGCTGTTCTCCTACTGACGGCCGGTGCGGCGGCCCAGCGCGGGCCATATGAGCAGTGTGGTGGTACCGGGCGACCAGACGAGAGCTGCAGTGCTGGCTGGCAGTGCACCACATACAA CCCATATTATGCCCAGTGCGTTCCAGCAGCCACCTCCGCCCCGgcaccaacctcgacaccgGCACCGTCCCCCACACCTgtcccatcatcttcccagCTTattacctcctcctctcgtGTAATCACCACTCTCACCACTGTCACTacacccccatccatcaccacctctaCCCAAGCCGGCTCAGGCTCCGGCCCGGTTGTCCCCACTCCAACCACGCTGCAATCAGGGTGGTACTGGATCCGCGCGGTCGCCACGCCCAACTACCGCTCTTATCTCCAGCCCCAGCCGACatccacccccgtccccagAGCAGCGGTCCTCGCCAACTCCAAGACGGCCGCCCAGTTCCAGCTCACCTCCGGCCAGCTAATCCAGAACAACTTTGGcaactcccccaacctctaCCTCAACGTCGAGAACCCCACCGACAAAACCCAAAGAAGACTCAGGACATGGTTTGACACCACACCAAACACCTATGGTACCTTTGGCTGGCAGGGCGACACCCTCACCTGGACCGTCAGTGACATCAACAGGCCCAACAGTGCTGCTTGGTTGGTCTGTGGTGATAGCAAGGAGGTCTTCATCAACACTGGGGCGTTCCTGTGGGATACACCTGCGGGATGTTTCGATCATACTGTA ATCCACTCGTACAATGGCGCCCAGGCCGATGtttga